A genomic stretch from Telmatocola sphagniphila includes:
- the dcd gene encoding dCTP deaminase gives MAVLPDWMIERDVKIEPFEPNLSRPGVISYGVTSYGYDVRVDRNFKVFTNARCTIVDPKNFDPQSFVDIVGDYCLIPPNSFALAETIECLEIPRSVIGICVGKSTYARCGIIVNVTPIEPEWRGRVTIEISNTTPLPAKIYAGEGIAQILFIRAEDNCRISYADKKGKYQDQKGLQLPFVITKSS, from the coding sequence ATGGCTGTGCTCCCTGATTGGATGATTGAACGGGACGTTAAGATTGAGCCTTTTGAGCCTAATCTTTCTCGTCCGGGCGTAATTTCCTACGGTGTCACGAGCTATGGTTACGACGTGCGGGTGGACCGAAACTTCAAAGTTTTCACCAATGCCCGCTGCACGATTGTGGACCCGAAAAACTTCGATCCGCAGTCTTTTGTCGACATCGTCGGGGACTACTGTCTGATTCCACCCAATAGCTTTGCCCTTGCGGAAACCATCGAATGTCTCGAGATTCCGCGTAGTGTCATTGGAATTTGCGTAGGTAAGTCGACCTATGCGCGTTGTGGGATCATCGTCAATGTCACACCTATCGAACCAGAGTGGCGCGGCCGGGTCACTATCGAGATTTCCAACACCACTCCGCTACCCGCGAAGATCTATGCCGGGGAAGGAATCGCTCAAATTCTTTTCATCCGGGCAGAAGACAATTGTCGCATCAGCTACGCCGACAAAAAGGGTAAGTATCAAGACCAGAAAGGGTTACAACTACCCTTCGTCATCACCAAATCTTCTTGA
- a CDS encoding vitamin B12-dependent ribonucleotide reductase, which translates to MQITRKYTAEGQDPFSSIKFAPRTSRIVNPNGTLVFEMKDIQVPESWSQVAVDILAQKYFRKMGVPQKSQHVYEESVPHWLQRSKPLEGDPCDLSENDSRQVFRRLAGCWTYWGWKGGYLKTEQDARAFFDEVCFMLATQMAAPNSPQWFNTGLHWAYGIEGPPQGHYFVNPLTKQLERSTSAYERPAPHACFIQSIKDDLVNEGGIMDLWVREARIFKYGSGTGSNFSDIRGEGESLSGGGKSSGLMSFLRIGDRAAGAIKSGGTTRRAAKMVVLDLDHPDIESFINWKVIEEQKVAALVQGSKQLNRHLNAILKACTATTDAERFDPRKNSELRKTIRDAKAELVPENYIARTIQLAMQGITELEIEEYDTDWNSKAYATVSGQNSNNSVRITNEFMKAVENDGPWHLYARTEKRKAQKQSREPKPFKTMKARELWDEIAYAAWTCADPGVQYDTTINEWHTCPAGGSIRASNPCSEYMFLDDTACNLASMNLIRFYDEKTQRFDVDSYIHASRLWTMILEFSVYMAQFPSQPVAQLSYDYRTLGLGYANIGALLMQQGIPYDSDEGRAWCGALTSIMHSVAYSTSAEIASEVGPFVRFAENREAMMRVIRNHRRAAYNTPSEEYETLTVHPVGIDPADCPEYLLQSARTEADRMLALGEKHGYRNAQVTVIAPTGTIGLVMDCDTTGIEPDFALVKFKKLAGGGYFKIINSSVPPALKRLGYSERQIEEIVRYTRGSGSLVGCPHVNKESLMAKGFSEASIARIEAGLPSAFELQFAVNRWTVGDDALRNELRLSQEVYEAPNFDLLSHLGYSKNQISEASEYVCGTMTIEGAPHLKMEHLPVFDCANKCGKRGQRFLSAQSHIRMMAAAQPFISGAISKTINMPHNATIQDVKDAYRMSWQLMVKANALYRDGSKLSQPLNSVADAPEVDALKAADEPEAPTIEPIRVAERVVRYLAKRRRLPDRRAGYTQKSRIGNHKLYLRTGEYEDGSLGEIFVDMHKEGAAFRSMTNCFAIAISLGLQHGVPLEEFVDAFVFTRFEPNGSVQGNPHIKMSTSIIDYIFRELAVTYLGRYDLAHVSPEDLRGDALHDDEEDEPEFDGEDILPETPSETVSSSRRMAVPRSEHLKPGNGTNGHGTTPNGNGAKGNGANGHGHANGGSTVLEKPRYVSPVPSTPVRPSSTAEKVKQARLKGYEGDPCGECGALTLVRNGACLKCDSCGATSGCS; encoded by the coding sequence ATGCAAATCACCCGTAAATATACCGCTGAAGGCCAGGATCCATTCTCGTCGATCAAATTCGCACCCCGAACCTCGCGAATTGTGAACCCGAATGGGACTCTCGTCTTCGAAATGAAGGATATTCAGGTCCCGGAGAGCTGGTCGCAGGTCGCCGTCGATATTCTGGCTCAAAAGTACTTCCGCAAAATGGGAGTGCCTCAGAAGTCTCAACACGTCTACGAAGAAAGTGTTCCGCACTGGCTGCAGCGTTCGAAGCCCCTGGAAGGCGATCCCTGCGATCTCTCGGAAAACGATTCCCGACAGGTCTTTCGACGCCTCGCCGGCTGCTGGACTTACTGGGGCTGGAAAGGCGGTTACCTTAAGACCGAACAGGATGCCCGCGCCTTCTTCGACGAAGTTTGCTTCATGCTCGCCACCCAGATGGCGGCCCCCAACAGCCCGCAATGGTTCAACACAGGCCTGCACTGGGCCTATGGCATCGAAGGCCCACCGCAAGGGCACTACTTCGTCAACCCGCTGACCAAACAGCTGGAACGATCGACCTCCGCATACGAACGACCCGCCCCGCACGCCTGCTTCATCCAATCGATCAAAGACGATCTGGTCAATGAAGGTGGCATCATGGACCTCTGGGTCCGCGAAGCCCGCATCTTCAAATACGGTTCCGGTACCGGTTCCAATTTCTCCGATATCCGAGGTGAAGGCGAATCGCTTTCCGGCGGCGGCAAGTCCTCCGGCCTGATGAGCTTCCTCCGCATCGGCGACCGCGCCGCGGGCGCCATCAAGTCGGGAGGCACTACCCGCCGGGCCGCCAAGATGGTCGTTCTCGATCTCGATCACCCTGACATCGAATCGTTCATCAACTGGAAAGTCATCGAAGAACAGAAAGTCGCGGCCCTGGTTCAGGGCTCCAAGCAACTGAACCGCCATCTGAATGCGATTCTGAAAGCCTGCACCGCGACCACCGATGCCGAGCGCTTCGACCCGCGCAAGAATTCGGAACTCCGCAAGACCATCCGCGACGCCAAGGCCGAGCTGGTTCCCGAAAATTACATCGCCCGCACGATACAACTGGCGATGCAGGGGATCACCGAACTCGAAATCGAAGAGTACGATACCGACTGGAACTCCAAGGCCTACGCCACGGTCTCCGGCCAGAACAGCAACAACAGCGTTCGCATCACCAACGAATTCATGAAAGCCGTCGAGAACGATGGCCCCTGGCATCTCTACGCTCGCACGGAAAAGCGAAAGGCCCAAAAGCAGAGCCGGGAACCCAAGCCGTTCAAGACCATGAAAGCCCGCGAACTGTGGGATGAAATCGCCTACGCGGCCTGGACCTGTGCCGACCCAGGCGTGCAATACGACACTACCATCAACGAATGGCACACCTGCCCGGCCGGCGGATCGATCCGGGCTTCCAATCCCTGTTCGGAATATATGTTCCTCGACGATACCGCCTGCAACCTGGCGTCGATGAACCTGATCCGGTTCTACGACGAAAAAACTCAGCGCTTCGATGTGGATTCCTACATCCACGCCTCGCGACTGTGGACCATGATTCTGGAATTCAGCGTCTACATGGCGCAGTTCCCCAGCCAGCCGGTCGCGCAACTTTCCTACGACTACCGCACGCTGGGCCTCGGTTACGCCAACATCGGCGCCCTGCTGATGCAGCAAGGCATTCCGTACGATTCCGACGAAGGCCGGGCCTGGTGCGGCGCGCTGACTTCGATCATGCACAGCGTGGCCTACTCCACCTCCGCGGAAATCGCTTCCGAAGTGGGGCCGTTCGTTCGCTTCGCGGAAAACCGCGAAGCGATGATGCGCGTCATCCGCAATCACCGTCGGGCCGCTTACAACACGCCTTCGGAAGAGTACGAAACTCTGACGGTTCATCCCGTGGGTATCGATCCCGCCGATTGCCCCGAATACCTGCTCCAGTCGGCGCGCACCGAAGCCGATCGCATGCTGGCTCTGGGCGAAAAACATGGCTATCGCAATGCCCAGGTTACCGTCATCGCGCCGACCGGCACCATCGGCCTGGTCATGGATTGCGACACGACCGGCATCGAGCCCGACTTCGCCCTGGTGAAATTCAAGAAACTCGCGGGCGGCGGCTACTTCAAGATCATCAACTCTTCGGTGCCACCCGCCCTGAAGCGGTTAGGCTATAGTGAACGGCAGATCGAAGAGATCGTCCGCTACACCCGCGGTTCCGGTTCGCTGGTCGGCTGCCCGCACGTGAACAAGGAAAGCCTGATGGCCAAGGGCTTCAGCGAGGCGAGCATCGCCCGCATTGAAGCCGGCCTGCCCAGTGCTTTCGAACTGCAATTCGCCGTGAATCGCTGGACCGTCGGCGACGATGCCCTGCGGAACGAACTGCGTCTGTCGCAGGAAGTTTACGAAGCGCCGAACTTCGATCTGCTCAGCCACCTGGGTTACAGCAAAAACCAGATCAGCGAAGCCAGCGAATACGTCTGCGGCACCATGACCATCGAAGGCGCTCCGCACCTCAAGATGGAACATCTTCCCGTATTCGACTGTGCAAACAAGTGCGGCAAGCGCGGTCAGCGCTTCCTGAGCGCCCAATCGCACATCCGCATGATGGCGGCGGCTCAGCCGTTTATCTCCGGAGCGATCTCCAAGACAATCAACATGCCGCATAACGCGACGATTCAGGACGTTAAAGACGCCTATCGTATGAGCTGGCAGTTGATGGTGAAGGCGAATGCCCTGTACCGCGACGGATCCAAGCTCAGCCAGCCTCTCAACAGCGTGGCCGATGCTCCCGAAGTCGATGCGCTCAAGGCGGCTGATGAACCGGAAGCTCCCACCATCGAGCCAATTCGCGTGGCCGAGCGCGTGGTCCGCTACCTCGCCAAACGCCGTCGTCTGCCCGATCGCCGGGCAGGCTACACCCAGAAGTCGCGTATCGGCAACCACAAGCTTTATCTGCGAACCGGAGAATACGAAGACGGCTCGCTCGGCGAGATCTTCGTCGATATGCACAAGGAAGGCGCGGCCTTCCGTAGCATGACCAACTGCTTCGCCATCGCGATTTCGCTCGGCCTGCAGCATGGCGTGCCGCTCGAAGAATTCGTGGACGCGTTCGTCTTCACCCGTTTCGAACCCAACGGCAGCGTGCAGGGCAACCCGCACATCAAGATGAGCACCTCGATCATCGATTACATCTTCCGCGAACTGGCCGTGACTTACCTGGGTCGCTACGATCTGGCCCACGTCAGCCCGGAAGATCTTCGCGGCGATGCGTTGCACGATGACGAAGAAGATGAGCCCGAGTTCGATGGCGAAGACATTCTGCCGGAAACTCCTTCGGAGACGGTCAGTAGCTCCCGCCGGATGGCCGTGCCTCGTTCGGAACATCTGAAGCCGGGCAATGGCACCAATGGCCACGGCACCACCCCCAATGGCAACGGAGCCAAGGGGAATGGAGCGAACGGTCACGGTCATGCCAACGGCGGCTCAACGGTCCTCGAAAAACCACGATATGTTTCGCCGGTACCGAGTACTCCTGTCCGTCCGAGCAGCACGGCCGAGAAGGTCAAGCAAGCTCGATTGAAGGGCTACGAAGGCGATCCCTGCGGCGAATGCGGTGCCTTGACGCTGGTTCGAAACGGCGCCTGTTTGAAGTGCGACAGCTGCGGCGCCACGAGCGGGTGCAGTTGA
- a CDS encoding DUF1559 domain-containing protein has protein sequence MRSKYQYAAYTLIELLVVIAIVAVLIALLLPAIQKVREAAASMSCRNNLKQINLALQNYHNTFDKFPSARKSKASREIDFRLSWITKILPYLEQESLEKQKQMDLGVSTSPISPRHYGLSFVVPVLQCPSDPNSGKTHLYLNSSYAYTNYLANAGTNSRSTDGVIFFDSRIDHLQIADGSSHTLIAGERPPSPEFRFGWWYTGIGQDGTGTLDYTMGTRALNNSQIGPIYPKCPIGPYHFQQANPLSFCSTFQYWSDHPGGANFAFADGSVRFLTFASDSLLPALGTRNGGEVISE, from the coding sequence ATGCGATCAAAATACCAATACGCAGCTTACACCCTAATTGAGTTGCTTGTCGTGATTGCCATCGTGGCCGTTTTGATCGCTTTGCTTTTACCAGCGATACAAAAAGTGAGAGAAGCCGCCGCAAGCATGTCATGTCGAAACAACTTGAAACAAATCAACCTGGCACTTCAAAACTATCACAATACTTTCGACAAATTTCCTTCCGCCAGAAAATCGAAAGCGAGCCGTGAAATCGATTTTCGATTGAGCTGGATCACCAAGATTCTTCCTTATCTAGAACAGGAGTCCCTGGAGAAGCAAAAGCAGATGGATCTGGGCGTCAGTACTAGCCCAATATCACCCCGACATTATGGATTGTCTTTTGTAGTCCCCGTTCTTCAATGTCCGTCTGATCCTAACTCCGGTAAGACGCATCTTTATTTGAACAGTAGTTATGCCTATACGAATTATCTTGCTAATGCCGGTACCAATTCTCGTTCGACAGATGGAGTAATTTTTTTCGATTCCAGGATCGATCATTTGCAAATTGCGGATGGTTCCAGCCATACGCTTATCGCTGGGGAACGTCCGCCGAGTCCCGAGTTCCGCTTCGGATGGTGGTATACGGGTATCGGACAGGATGGAACGGGAACTTTGGATTATACGATGGGAACGAGAGCCTTGAATAATTCTCAAATAGGGCCAATTTACCCGAAATGCCCTATTGGGCCTTATCACTTTCAACAAGCGAATCCACTGTCGTTTTGCTCCACATTTCAATATTGGAGTGACCATCCTGGCGGCGCGAATTTTGCTTTTGCGGATGGCTCAGTTAGATTTTTAACATTTGCCAGTGACTCGCTTCTTCCCGCACTTGGAACTCGCAATGGCGGAGAAGTGATTTCAGAGTAA
- a CDS encoding IS630 family transposase, with protein sequence MKVALPILLSDEERQTLTSWSRGRSTPARLVLRAKIILAAAAGVRNKDIAEECGTSKPTVARWRTRFAKLRLAGIERDASRPGRTPAISRKVVEEILRKTTQEKPSGATHWSTRTMAQEVGVSKATVQRVWSSHGLKPHLHKTFKVSNDPQFAEKLWDVVGLYLNPPEHALVLSCDEKSQIQALDRTQKSLPMVPGRCGTLTHDYMRHGTTTLFAALNVAEGIVIGECMPRHRHQEWIKFLKRIETATDPSLDLHLIVDNYATHKHPKVKRWLARHPRFHMHFIPTSSSWMNLVERWFRDLTDKRLRRGTFRSVPQLIQAIEGYIDHHNNTGKGFQWTAKAEAILEKVRRARATLDKTHSV encoded by the coding sequence ATGAAAGTCGCGCTGCCAATCTTACTTTCTGACGAGGAACGACAAACTTTGACTTCTTGGTCTCGGGGACGAAGTACTCCCGCTCGGCTGGTCCTGCGGGCGAAGATCATACTCGCAGCGGCCGCGGGTGTACGGAACAAGGACATTGCTGAGGAATGCGGCACGTCGAAGCCCACGGTGGCGCGCTGGCGGACCCGATTTGCGAAGCTGCGTTTGGCGGGTATCGAACGGGACGCTTCGCGGCCGGGTCGAACGCCAGCGATCAGCCGGAAAGTCGTCGAAGAAATTCTCCGCAAGACCACTCAGGAGAAACCATCCGGTGCGACTCATTGGAGCACACGAACGATGGCCCAAGAGGTAGGAGTGAGCAAAGCCACCGTGCAGCGGGTCTGGTCGTCCCACGGTCTGAAGCCTCATTTGCATAAGACCTTCAAGGTATCGAATGATCCTCAATTCGCCGAGAAACTGTGGGATGTAGTGGGCTTGTACTTGAACCCTCCCGAGCACGCCCTGGTGCTCAGTTGCGATGAGAAGAGTCAGATACAAGCCCTTGATCGCACGCAAAAAAGCTTGCCCATGGTACCCGGCCGTTGCGGCACTCTGACTCACGATTACATGCGTCATGGCACCACCACTCTGTTCGCGGCTTTGAACGTGGCCGAGGGAATTGTGATTGGCGAGTGCATGCCGCGACATCGACACCAGGAATGGATCAAGTTTCTCAAACGGATCGAGACGGCCACCGATCCGTCCTTGGATTTGCATTTGATCGTGGATAACTACGCTACGCATAAGCATCCCAAAGTTAAGCGTTGGCTAGCCCGGCATCCTCGATTCCACATGCATTTCATCCCCACGAGTAGTTCCTGGATGAATCTGGTGGAGCGTTGGTTTCGCGACTTGACGGACAAACGACTGCGTCGAGGGACATTTCGAAGCGTGCCGCAATTAATCCAGGCGATTGAAGGCTACATCGATCATCACAACAACACAGGAAAGGGATTCCAGTGGACCGCCAAAGCCGAGGCTATTCTGGAGAAAGTCCGCCGGGCGAGGGCTACCTTGGATAAAACACATTCTGTGTGA
- a CDS encoding DUF1573 domain-containing protein has translation MTLPSQVIHERIYLDQPDVFIENARQFESSNIKVKLVNATLQPIAIVNALSSCSCSSPMIEKEKLEPGEYSSINVVFKAGNLQGEAERKIEFICKYKEKTLNVVLKIKAQILPRLKLDKKIIEIDKCTQKIDLQIQPGVIGLDQILEVSSTTNLVAVVQGQTSGVYILSVSPHALLSEFVGHTIVVKTSEPPAFWPRIPFIIKK, from the coding sequence ATGACCCTGCCTAGCCAAGTAATTCATGAGAGGATTTATCTGGATCAACCAGATGTATTCATTGAGAATGCCAGACAATTTGAAAGTTCAAATATTAAAGTGAAGTTAGTTAATGCGACCTTGCAGCCAATTGCAATAGTTAATGCATTGTCCTCTTGTTCTTGTTCATCACCGATGATTGAGAAAGAAAAGTTGGAGCCGGGTGAGTATTCGAGCATAAATGTTGTTTTTAAAGCAGGTAATCTGCAAGGTGAGGCCGAGAGGAAAATTGAATTTATTTGTAAATATAAAGAAAAAACATTGAATGTCGTACTGAAAATAAAGGCCCAAATTCTGCCGAGGCTAAAACTAGATAAGAAGATTATTGAAATTGATAAATGTACTCAGAAAATTGATTTGCAGATCCAACCGGGCGTGATTGGCTTGGATCAGATTCTGGAAGTGTCAAGTACTACAAATTTGGTTGCTGTAGTGCAAGGTCAGACGTCAGGGGTGTATATATTAAGCGTAAGTCCGCATGCGCTACTGAGCGAATTTGTCGGGCATACGATTGTGGTTAAAACATCTGAGCCGCCCGCTTTTTGGCCAAGAATTCCTTTTATTATTAAAAAGTAA